A stretch of DNA from Tribolium castaneum strain GA2 chromosome 7, icTriCast1.1, whole genome shotgun sequence:
TAAGGTGCTCGTACCCCAGCCGTACCCAGTCGAGAAACATGTCCCATACCCCGTGAAAGTACCAGTACCCCAGCCCTACCCCGTCGAGAAACACGTTCCATACCCAGTTAAGGTACCAGTGCACGTACCCCAACCCTACCCCGTGGTGAAACACGTCCCGTACCCCGTTAAAGTACCAGTGGACAGGCCCTACCCCGTCCATGTACCCCAGCCCTACCCCGTCCATATTGAGAAGAAGATCGCGGTACCGGTCGAGAAGTTGGTACCGTACCCCGTTAAGGTTCCCGTTGATCGTCCCGTTGCCGTTCCGGTACCTAAGCCATACCCCGTTGAGGTTAAAGTACCCGTTCCCGCACCGTACCCCGTGGAGAAACCGGTTCCCTACCCCGTTGAAAAACCGGTTCCTTACCCGGTGAAGATCGCAGTTGAGAGGCCAGTGCCGTACCCGGTGGTTAAGCCAGTGGCGTACGAGGTGGAGAGACCGGTTCCCGTTCCCGTTAAGGTTCCCGTTGCCGTTCCCGTCCACGGCCACTACCACCACCACGTCGACCACTACTAGTGATCCACACTGTGTGTGTGTTTATTTATCTCCGTTTATAAATACTTATTCTcgttatttataaaatgccaaattagttacttatatttttctttaataaataatttaatttctattGAGTGTCTTATTGCGTTGTGTTATGAGACAATGGCGGGATTGCATGCCGGGGATTTCCGGTGTGGTAACAGGGGCAGAAAAATTTCACTTGACGTAATATAACGCtgggaaaaattcaaataattagCGATAATTTAGCGAAATTGAATAACAACTTTCCGTTTTACAAACAAATTCAATCGAACGAAAATCTGAGATGTTATCGCTCTACTTGTGAAAGCATTAAAGGTCAAGTGCTGAATTAGGATTACAAAATGTGGCGCTAATTATCCGCAATTTAAATATATGTTAATCAGATtagtttgcataaaaaattgctaaaacttTAATTTGCGCAAGTGTGTATGAAGTAAGTTGGATTAAAAgtgaataaatttgtaattaacgGCGCTTATCACACCGATAGTTGGgaaaattgtgtaaaagtggaaaaattaCATCATACTGGCGCAAAATTTCACGAAAAGTgctttaattaagaaaaaatttgaattttttaaataaactttttaatagtttttattaatagtacAACACTCGGCTCCGCCTCGAGCTATAACCTCATTTCAATTACAGTTGGTATTGAAATAACAATGTCGCCTAAAGCTGTCATATTTGTCTAAACTTTAGCAaatggaaaattttagaattttttgtcaatattttattttgaaaaatatagaatcaaaaattataaaatgttaGAACTTGGGTTTAAAATACtattattgaagaaaaatacACGAAACCGAGTCGACTGCTGTAATTAGGCAATCAatgcaataattaaaaaaaaaaaacataaaatcagcaaagtgaaaaaaaaaattaaaaaatatatttacgacaattaaaattgttgacaataattagaaacattctttataaaaaggcaaaatttaATAGTTATATTATTCAGACTTAAGTTTCCACCGAAATTTAAGcccaaaaaaaactgaaataatttgGCAACGTCGCAACCGATATATAGTTGGgaaaattgtgtaaaagtggaaaaattaCATCATACTGGCGCAAAATTTCAAGAAAAGTgctttaattaagaaaaaatttgaattttttaaataaactttttaatagtttttattaatagtacAACACTCGGCTCCGCCTCGAGCTATAACCTCATTTCAATTACAGTTGGTATTGAAATAACAATGTCGCCTAAAGCTGTCATATTTGTCTAAACTTTAGCAAATGGagaattttagaattttttgtcaatattttattttgaaaaatatagaatcaaaaattataaaatgttaGAACTTGGGTTTAAAATACtattattgaagaaaaatacACGAAACCGAGTCGACTGCTGTAATTAGGCAATCAatgcaataattaaaaaaaaaaacataaaatcagcaaagtgaaaaaaaaaattaaaaaatatatttacgacaattaaaattgttgaCAATAATCAGAAACATTCTTTataaaaaggcaaaatttaATAGTTATATTATTCAAACTTAAGTTTCCACCGAAATTTAAgccaaaaaaacagaaataatttGGCAACGTCGCAACCGATATATGTATTAGCCGTTTCAAgactataaaaacaccaagGTCGCagttttaccgaattattttcttaaataagtttgataaaattgtaaaacaaatatgatttaaaaaaaaaaatcagataatTCAGAGAgtaaatgcgacgttggcaattttatagttttgaaacagcaaatatgtcaaaataagtatttttacaaaaagcttaataattttgcaatattGTGACtgtaatcttaaaaaaaatggtaaaaactgttaaattttttgaaaaaattttgattaattaattaaattattaaatctaGATAATTAACAAAGGTaggttttttaagaaaaaaaaaaaattaagtacaaatcattttgttttatgtaatttaaaatgagttaaataagtttcattattattatttaaatatgaatgtataaaatattagaaaaagtaatatttttttttatttttgtaccaaaaaattgacccaactttaatttttcggACACAATTTATATTAACAGTTAGATGAAAACTATATGCAACACATTTATCGCACGAGTGTTTACACACATTTTTTGCTCTAATTAGTATATATTTTTAGAAGACAATAAATTAGTAGCAGTTTGACAAGTATTTATAACTAAAACCGACTATTTAATTAAGAGAAATGTCacaagaaattaattataataattaatttgtcatatgatttaattaaagagCAAAATTGCCTGAAATGATTAATCTATCAAGTGTGCATTAATACAAAAGGTCACTAgatcaaaaaatttgcaattaaataattcaaaattttactcaaaaaaaatacaaaaattaaaaaaaaaatttattcgatAACACATAATACAAGCCTTCGGTAAATTGGGTTGCATACAAatccacatttaactgaagaaaaaaaataattattttaaaaattaaaacagtagACATAATAATTGCTCATGACTTAAACATCTCTTAAAAATGCCCCGTTTAAAAGTGTAACGACTTTGgttgaatattttaattaaattttaattgagagCCAGTCATacatatttataacaaaatgagaatagtttttttgaatgaaaaaaccACTTTGTTATGCCATTCACCACGCGACAATAATTTCCACAAGTAATAACACTTATCTCGCGTGCTTTCATCGATTAAGCtaataaaccattttttacATAACATACTATTAATTGTATGTGCAAGCAACAGGTGGAAAGAAACAAACACTCATATCCTTTACGTTATTCAAATCAATTGTAATTTTATCCTCGAAAATTCCGAGTAAAACACATGCATTTCAAGCCAAAACGTGACCGAATGTTCataaattttctcgaaaaaaacacatacagaaatttaaatgaaagtaGAACCGGTAACGGAGAAGTAAAAGCATTTTATCACACGAGTACTcaaaaatggatttttttcaagtggagAAATATTAATTGTAATGAAGATAGGATGCGTTTCTACTTTCTATCGAGATACAAATCGAGCCAGTGACTTGATACATTTCGATCGCAGGACAGAGTGTAAACAATATGCTAATGAGGCGATTATTTGACAAGTGGAATGTTTGGAAGTCGAGCggaagaataataaaaaaatatttttttacggaACTTCAAgatgttttatgattttgCTATTTTATTCAGTTGTAGGAAACACTCTGTATGATAGCGACACACatgcaaaatattatttttctgttgttaaaacttttttttcgaGAATTTTGAACAATCTGACAACGCCGcaagtaaaatattttgaaaacatttaagtgaattgtaaaaataaaacactctgtatatagcTAAAAAGCATACGAAATTAAACCTAAAATACAACTATATTTGTTGAAAAAGTAACGAGTCtgattgtttgaaaaaacaccctgtatagtagAATAAGACGAGCAGTATACCAAataataaccaaaaaaaataataaaaaaacaaatgttaaTAGACATATCATCCACACTTtagtttctttaaaaatttaagtcaaaaactgaaataatttgGCAACATCGCAATCGGTAAATGTATgtcaaaacaaacatttttccaaaaaaattaataattttgtaataatgtgactaaaatctcaaaaaaaaattgaaaacactgTACAGTCTTACTAAAGAAAAGTAAAGTGGGGTACTTTTTTGGAATAACAGAATattaaaatgttgaaaaaaaaattaataaaaaaaagcttCGTTTACAAATGTACAAAATATGGTTTTTCTACTGAGAATACTAAACATTCTAGAAAAACTTAAGtcaaaatactatttttttcaaaatataaaaatggcAACGTcgcaatcaaaattaaaaaaaaacggtttttaaaaaaaccgtTAAGTAGGCCCtgaaagttataaaaaagtttaaaacaaGCTgtgtttcttttaataaataaaataatttggcaACGTCGCAGCCTATAAATTAAAGTCCAAgcatatatttttcaaaaaatgtaattaattttgcaacaCTGTGACcacaatatgaaaaaatatgaaaaaaatacttttgccaaaataaaaattatacaaaattaagacaaaaaagtaataataaaataataataaaaacatttaaaaatatatatatttcttaaaatacaaattagatggtagacaccctgtatagtgaaataatattaaataacatGTTTACACGAATAGTAAAACAAAAAGAGTAAAACTTCTAGAAATATTTaagctaaaaatttcaaaaaaattgaataatctGACAACGTCGCTGtcaaaattctagaaaaaattGAGTGGTAGTAAAAtatggaacactctgtatctGTAGACTGTAACTAAAAAGCACgtacaattataaaaaaaaaatttttacaaaaatttattcagtttaattctgaaagtgccccaccctgtgtataataataattttgaatatgTGGGTGTGTGTCAAGTTTTGCAAGTCATTTCGATTTTTGCATCCACAAAGTAtgcaatttgaattatttagaCCGAATTTGcaactgtttattttttttcatcccTGTAACAAATCCATATTGATCGAATTTATTACCAATGGCCTGAATAACTGTTGCAATTCTGCCTCAACGGTAAAAATCCTTTGAAAGTAAATGTACCAAGTCTTATTACAAATCGTgaataaattatctaaaataataacaaattgcTTCGTTTTCTccaaattggaaaaaaataggAACAAAGCAACTTGTCCACAAGTCACATTTTCGCACCTTTCCCCCAATAACTCCATTTTGCGTGGCACGTGCCCGCCATTTTCctgttttataataacaattattgcGAATATAAAATGTCGCATTTGAGATAAGGTGGAAGGGCAGTTGCGAAAGTACGTCTATAAATGTCCATTGAACTTTGGTGAACTATTAGTCGCAAATTAGGCCCAATGAGAGCGATTGTAAGTGACGTGATGCTAGTgcaaaaatttggattaaaaccactAAACTTGTAAGTTGCAGTTGTACCTTCTTGTGGCCGTTTTGGTGGCCACCAAGGCCGAGGATTTTGGCAACACGCATGAAAAACGCGATCTGTGGCACAAATGGCACAAGTGGCACAAGTTTGCCGAATGGAAACACCACAAAAAAGAACCCGAAAAAATCGTCAAGGTTGAAAAGGAAGTCAAAGTACCATATCCTGTCGAAAAAAAGGTTTTTGTTCCTGTGGAGAAGAAAGTACCAGTTCCGGTCCACGTTCACGTCCCTAAACCCTATCCCGTTTACAAGAACGTCTTCTACGAGGAGAAAAAAGTGATCAAGGTTCCAGTACCAGTCCATAAACCAGTACCCGTGGAAAAAATCATCAAGGTAACGAAAATAACCCCTAGTACCACAGGATATAACAGTTATATAACCACCTTTTCTAACCGTTATCGATGCGTGGTTAGAACTGCTCTTATATCTCGGTTATATGGCGGTTATGTGTCGTCAtctaacttttatttattgctcgTATAACTCGATTATATCGCGGTTATGTCCCGTTatataacttttatttatgcGTTATATTGCGCTTAAATAACTGCTTGTATATCTCGGTTATATCGCAGTTATGTCTCGTCATCtaactattatttattgcTCTTATATCTCGGTTATATCGCGGTTATGTCTCGTTATCTAACTTTTATTTACGTGTGTTTATATTGCAGTTAAACATCTGCTCTTATATCTCGGTTATATTGCGGTTATGTTTCGTCAcctaacttttatttattgcttttttatctCGGTCATATCGCGGTTATGTCTCGTCATCTAACTTCTATTTATTGCTCTTATATCTCGGTTATATTGCGGTTATGTCCCGTCAtctaacttttatttattgctctTATATTTCGGTTATATCGCGGTTATGTCTCGTCATCTAACTTTTATTTACGCGTAGTTATATTGCTGTTAAACAACTGCACTTCTATCTCGGTTATATCGTGGTTATGTTCCGTCAtctaacttttatttattgctgtTTTATCTCGGTTATATCGCGGTTATATCCTCTTatataacttttatttatgcGTGGTTATATTGCAGTTAAACAACTGCTCTTATATCTCGGTTATATGGCGGTTATGTGTCGTCAtctaacttttatttattgctcgTATAACTCGATTATATCGCGGTTATGTCCCGTTATATAACTTTTAACTATGCGTTATATTGCGGTTAAATAACTGCTTGTATATCTCGGTTATATCGCGGTTATGTCTCGTCAtctaacttttatttattgctctTATATCTCGGTTATATCGCGGTTATGTCTCGTTAtctaacttttatttatgCGAGGTTATATCGCGGTTATGTCTCGTCAtctaacttttatttattgctctTATATCTCGGTTATATCGCGGTTATGTCTCGTTAtctaacttttatttatgCGAGGTTATATCGCGGTTATGTCTCGTCAtctaacttttatttattgctctTTTATCTCGGTTATATCGCAATGATGTCCCGTTatataacttttatttatacgtGGTTATATTGCAGTTAAATTACTGCTCTTATATCTCGGTTATATCGCGGTTAAGTCTCGTTAtctaacttttatttatgCGAGGTTATATCGCGGTTATGTCTCGTCAtctaacttttatttattgctctTTTATCTCGGTAAAATCGCAATGATGTCCCGTTatataacttttatttatatgtGGTTATATTGCAGTTAAATTACTGCTCTTATATCTCGGTTATATCGCGGTTATGTCTCGTCAtctaacttttatttattgctgtTATATCTCGGTTATATCGCGGTTATATCCAGTCATCTAACTTTTATTTGTTGCTCTTTTATCTAGGTTATATCGCGGTTATGTCAAGTTatataacttttatttacGCGTGGTTATATTGCTGTTAAACAACTGTTCTTATATCTCGGTTATATCGCGGTTATGTCTCGTTATCTAATTTATATTTACGCGTAGTTATATTGCTGTTATATTTCGTTATCTTATCTTTATAATGCGTTTATATAACCATTCTTATATTTCTCATTTTGTCtagaattttataataataactataacTATAACAACACTGTCTGAAGAACAGAACTAACATGGAACTACTTATATTAAAAGTACAATAAGCTGCCATCTGCCGGCAAAGCTATAACATTATATAACCGCAATATAACTCGGTCAAACTATCGGTACTACTTGGAAATTTTCATTTAGGTACCAGTTGAAGTACCAGTGGAGCAACCCTACCCCGTCAAAGTCTACGTCCCGCAGCCGTACCCCGTCTACAAGGAGGTCCACGTCCCGGTGGAGGTCAAAGTACCCCAACCCTACCCCGTGGAGAAAGAAGTACCATACCCTGTTAAGGTACCAGTTCACGTACCACAACCCTACCCCGtggaaaaaatcgtaaaagtACCAGTTAAAGTACCAGTGGAACACCCGGTACCTTACGAAGTGATTAAACCCTACCCTGTTGAAGTGGAGAAGAAGGTGCATGTTCCATACCCCGTTGAAAAACCATACCCGGTTAAAGTTTACGTGGAACGACCGGTACCATACCATGTCGAGAAAAAAGTACCATATCCGGTGAAAATCGAAGTACCGGAACCATACCCCGTTGAGAAAATTATCAAAGTACCGGTGGTTAAAGAAGTACCGTATCCGGTGGAGGTCAAGGTCGAACGACCAGTACCGTATGAAGTGGTGAAGCATGTTCCATATTACGTTGAGAAGAAGGTACCAATTCCCGTGAAGGAAGAACATAAGGAGGAAGAAGAAGAGAAGAAATGGGAGGAAGACGAGAAGAAATGGGACGAAGGTG
This window harbors:
- the LOC100142200 gene encoding uncharacterized protein LOC100142200, with product MRAILYLLVAVLVATKAEDFGNTHEKRDLWHKWHKWHKFAEWKHHKKEPEKIVKVEKEVKVPYPVEKKVFVPVEKKVPVPVHVHVPKPYPVYKNVFYEEKKVIKVPVPVHKPVPVEKIIKVPVEVPVEQPYPVKVYVPQPYPVYKEVHVPVEVKVPQPYPVEKEVPYPVKVPVHVPQPYPVEKIVKVPVKVPVEHPVPYEVIKPYPVEVEKKVHVPYPVEKPYPVKVYVERPVPYHVEKKVPYPVKIEVPEPYPVEKIIKVPVVKEVPYPVEVKVERPVPYEVVKHVPYYVEKKVPIPVKEEHKEEEEEKKWEEDEKKWDEGGEEEGRKEEKKEERYEKIDFPKWKEEEEIIGKGKW
- the LOC657696 gene encoding skin secretory protein xP2 — translated: MKPLLLLAILVLAVTAEEKIKEEKKQTKRGLLSLGYGYGSDIDHGYLVGAGGHGLGLSGLSGLSYGYGPIDLGHSTAIEKTITLVKGVPVPYPVEKHIPYPVEKHIPYPVKVPVPQPYPVEKHVPYPVKVPVKVPVPVPQPYPVEKIVHVPVKVPVDRPYPVKVLVPQPYPVEKHVPYPVKVPVPQPYPVEKHVPYPVKVPVHVPQPYPVVKHVPYPVKVPVDRPYPVHVPQPYPVHIEKKIAVPVEKLVPYPVKVPVDRPVAVPVPKPYPVEVKVPVPAPYPVEKPVPYPVEKPVPYPVKIAVERPVPYPVVKPVAYEVERPVPVPVKVPVAVPVHGHYHHHVDHY